In Verrucomicrobiota bacterium, the genomic stretch TTTCATATTTATTTCCTGCGATTCAGGTGGTCGCGTTTGCGTTGTTCAGCCAGCGCGATTTCGCGTTCTGGCGTTTTCTGTGTCTTCTTGGCGAATCCATTTGTCAGGATGATCAGCCGCCCCTCATCCCAGAAGCCAAGCAGCCGGAAGGCGTCACCGCCAAATGCGGCGCGCACCTCCCACAAATCATCCGTGCCTTCCAACTTCTTGAAATACTGCTGCGGTACACGCGGCAGCTCTCTCACTGCGCGCAGCACCCACAACACCTTTTGCGCCTGCTTTGCGCCCAGTGAATCAAGAAATTCCTCCACCGGACATTCCCCGGCAGCGGTTCGGTAAAACTTGATTTCAAGCATCTGGAATAGTTAACACCAATGTGAACATGCTGTCAAGCGCGAGTTTGGCAGCAGCAGCCCTT encodes the following:
- a CDS encoding type II toxin-antitoxin system RelE/ParE family toxin, encoding MLEIKFYRTAAGECPVEEFLDSLGAKQAQKVLWVLRAVRELPRVPQQYFKKLEGTDDLWEVRAAFGGDAFRLLGFWDEGRLIILTNGFAKKTQKTPEREIALAEQRKRDHLNRRK